One Paraburkholderia dioscoreae DNA segment encodes these proteins:
- a CDS encoding aromatic ring-hydroxylating oxygenase subunit alpha, whose amino-acid sequence MLVTRQNVLRRFWYAIMPMAQLDTGPQPFTLLGEPIVLWKGAGGKPHALRDRCCHRTAKLSKGFVDSDGNIACGYHGWTYDCSGQCVKIPQNSGGAIPSRAVVPSYRCEERYGYAWVALDEPLQPIPEFPEDDAPGYRRILQFYERWETSPLRMMENSFDNSHFSFVHKGNFGLFDNPKPSKYEFRPHEWGFEAETHVPVRNPPASYRITGTTEEVTERHLINRWFMPFARRFGCVYPASGIHHIIYNCATPIDDRTLMLSQWLYRNDTEDACSTQELIDWDRPITDEDRDILEATDYDACIDVRRQQECHMESDQPGLLMRRMLLKLLNDHGESEVFREVLPIHVEE is encoded by the coding sequence ATGCTGGTCACCCGTCAAAACGTCTTGCGCCGCTTCTGGTACGCCATCATGCCGATGGCGCAACTCGATACGGGCCCGCAGCCGTTCACCCTGCTCGGCGAGCCGATCGTGTTATGGAAAGGCGCGGGCGGCAAGCCGCACGCGTTGCGCGATCGTTGTTGCCACCGCACGGCAAAACTGTCGAAGGGATTCGTCGATAGCGACGGCAATATCGCCTGCGGCTATCACGGCTGGACCTACGACTGTTCGGGTCAATGCGTGAAGATTCCACAGAACAGCGGCGGGGCGATTCCGTCGCGCGCCGTGGTGCCGTCGTATCGCTGCGAGGAACGCTACGGCTATGCGTGGGTCGCGCTCGACGAGCCGTTGCAGCCGATCCCCGAGTTTCCCGAGGACGACGCGCCCGGTTATCGCCGCATCCTGCAGTTTTACGAGCGCTGGGAAACGAGTCCGCTGCGCATGATGGAAAACTCGTTCGACAACTCGCATTTCAGCTTCGTGCATAAAGGCAACTTCGGCCTGTTCGATAACCCCAAGCCGTCGAAATACGAATTCCGCCCGCACGAATGGGGCTTCGAAGCCGAGACGCACGTGCCCGTGCGCAATCCGCCCGCGAGCTATCGCATCACCGGCACGACGGAGGAGGTCACCGAGCGCCATCTGATCAACCGCTGGTTCATGCCGTTCGCGCGGCGCTTCGGCTGCGTGTATCCGGCGAGCGGTATCCATCACATCATCTACAATTGCGCGACGCCGATCGACGACCGCACGCTGATGCTGTCGCAATGGCTCTATCGCAACGACACCGAAGACGCCTGCTCGACGCAGGAACTGATCGACTGGGATCGCCCGATCACCGACGAAGACCGCGACATTCTCGAAGCCACCGACTACGACGCCTGCATCGACGTGCGCCGTCAGCAGGAGTGCCATATGGAGTCGGATCAGCCCGGCCTGCTGATGCGCCGCATGCTGCTCAAGCTGCTGAACGATCATGGCGAGTCCGAAGTATTTCGCGAAGTCTTGCCCATTCACGTGGAGGAGTGA
- a CDS encoding ABC transporter substrate-binding protein: MRISHLLSRIAVSARSFATRTAAAATLAGAAFAVALPAHADDHVSLLTSWYAQAEHGGFYQAVATGIYRKYGLDVTIRMGGPQVNGMQLLAGGQADFLLGYDFQVLSSVEAGIPVATVAAAFQYDPQGMMTHADVTSLAGLKNKTILVAGSGRTTWWPWLKAKYGYTEAQARPYTFNLQPFFADPNVAMQAYPSSETFQAEQAHANAHFFLFADDGYPPYNSTIVTMRDTMKNRPDVVARFVKASMEGWKSYLNDPAPGNALIKKDNPQMSDAQLAYGVAQLKKLKLVTGGDAATQGIGTMTDARWKKTFDYMVDAKLLKPATDYHAAYTLQFIQNAKVMP; encoded by the coding sequence ATGCGCATTTCGCATCTTCTCTCCCGCATTGCAGTGTCCGCCCGTTCATTCGCGACGCGCACCGCCGCTGCGGCCACGCTGGCCGGCGCCGCGTTCGCGGTGGCGCTGCCGGCTCATGCCGACGACCACGTCAGCTTGTTGACCAGCTGGTACGCGCAAGCCGAGCACGGTGGTTTCTATCAGGCCGTCGCGACCGGCATCTACAGGAAATATGGGCTCGACGTCACGATCAGGATGGGCGGCCCGCAAGTCAACGGCATGCAGTTGCTTGCCGGCGGCCAGGCGGACTTTCTGCTCGGCTACGACTTTCAGGTGCTCTCGAGCGTGGAAGCCGGCATTCCCGTCGCCACGGTGGCCGCCGCGTTCCAGTACGACCCGCAAGGCATGATGACCCACGCCGACGTGACCAGTCTCGCCGGTTTGAAGAACAAGACGATCCTCGTCGCCGGTTCGGGCCGCACGACGTGGTGGCCGTGGCTGAAGGCGAAGTACGGCTATACGGAAGCACAAGCGCGCCCGTACACCTTCAACCTGCAACCGTTCTTCGCCGATCCGAACGTCGCGATGCAGGCGTATCCGTCTTCTGAAACGTTCCAGGCCGAGCAGGCTCATGCGAACGCGCACTTCTTCCTGTTCGCCGACGACGGCTATCCGCCGTACAACAGCACGATCGTCACGATGCGCGACACCATGAAAAACAGGCCGGACGTGGTGGCGCGTTTCGTGAAGGCTTCGATGGAAGGATGGAAGAGCTACCTGAACGACCCCGCACCGGGCAATGCGCTAATCAAGAAAGACAACCCGCAGATGAGCGATGCGCAACTCGCGTACGGCGTAGCGCAACTGAAGAAGCTCAAACTCGTGACTGGTGGCGATGCGGCCACGCAGGGCATCGGCACGATGACCGACGCGCGCTGGAAAAAGACCTTCGACTACATGGTCGACGCCAAACTCCTCAAGCCCGCCACCGATTATCACGCGGCCTACACGCTGCAATTCATTCAGAACGCGAAGGTGATGCCTTGA
- a CDS encoding DUF1488 family protein, giving the protein MSLNFPNPSRSYDASHHCVNFWGYDNAREIAFIVTRSVISNLSPSVGADEPAVLAAFDRHREQILTLARGLYLGGPQNRYTIS; this is encoded by the coding sequence ATGTCCCTCAACTTCCCGAACCCAAGCCGCAGCTATGACGCCTCGCACCACTGCGTCAATTTCTGGGGCTATGACAATGCGCGCGAAATTGCTTTCATCGTCACCCGTTCGGTGATTTCGAATCTGAGCCCCAGCGTGGGCGCAGATGAACCCGCCGTGCTCGCGGCGTTCGACCGGCATCGCGAGCAAATCCTGACGCTCGCTCGCGGCCTGTATCTCGGCGGCCCACAAAACCGCTACACGATTTCCTGA
- a CDS encoding ABC transporter permease, which yields MKALAPWVVGVVVLAAWQAWCVVMKVPAYLVPSPSAIVSELVQDAPLLFGSLLATLKITLLAFALATLLGVVIALLFVQSPLIEASLFPYAILLQVTPVVAIAPLIIIWVKDMDAALVLCATLVALFPIISNTALGLRSVNPGLINLFRINRATRWQTLVRLRIPSALPYFFGGLRISSGLSLIGAVVAEFVAGTGGSGAGLAYQILQAGFQLNIPRLFAALLLITVTGVVLFAITAWVSRIGLRGWHDSQL from the coding sequence ATGAAGGCGTTGGCGCCGTGGGTCGTCGGCGTAGTGGTGCTCGCAGCGTGGCAGGCCTGGTGCGTGGTGATGAAGGTGCCGGCGTATCTGGTGCCGTCGCCCTCGGCGATCGTGAGCGAGTTGGTGCAGGATGCGCCGCTGCTGTTCGGCAGCCTGCTCGCCACCTTGAAGATCACCCTGCTGGCGTTCGCGCTGGCCACGCTGCTGGGTGTCGTGATCGCGTTGCTGTTCGTGCAGAGTCCGCTGATCGAGGCGAGCCTGTTTCCCTACGCGATCCTGTTGCAGGTCACGCCGGTCGTGGCGATCGCGCCGCTCATCATCATCTGGGTCAAGGATATGGACGCCGCGCTGGTGCTGTGCGCGACGCTCGTGGCGTTGTTCCCGATCATCTCGAACACGGCGCTCGGTTTGCGCAGCGTGAACCCCGGGCTGATCAACCTCTTCAGGATCAATCGCGCGACCCGCTGGCAGACCTTGGTGCGTTTGCGGATTCCGAGCGCGTTGCCCTATTTTTTCGGGGGACTGAGGATTTCGAGCGGCTTGTCGCTGATCGGCGCCGTGGTGGCGGAATTCGTCGCCGGTACGGGCGGCAGCGGCGCGGGGCTCGCGTATCAGATCTTGCAGGCGGGTTTCCAGCTGAATATTCCGCGTCTGTTCGCGGCGCTGCTGCTGATCACCGTGACGGGCGTCGTGCTGTTCGCCATCACGGCGTGGGTGTCGCGCATAGGCTTGCGCGGCTGGCACGACAGTCAACTTTGA
- a CDS encoding LysR family transcriptional regulator, with protein MLNPIWLKTFSTVAACHSFTEAGRRLGLTQSSVSEHIRRLEESVGRRLFVRDTHSLAMTPDGEAMLAHASVILQALTRAESQFRAPRLKGRVRLGSSDDVALGPLPTVLAAFRNAHPDVELEITIGMTGKLYELLDAGAIDLLVGKRRLGDRRGVPLFTGRLEWLARAGTLVDLSQPLPLILVAEPSVTRAVVLDALAEAGFRWQVVCTSSSHAGCIAAARGGLGIMVRPQYLAARGLAAPLNTASLPALPSVEFIALAAKRLSRPAGTLLKLLHDSDLRGSWIGE; from the coding sequence ATGCTCAATCCCATCTGGCTCAAGACCTTCTCGACCGTCGCGGCCTGCCACAGTTTCACCGAGGCAGGGCGGCGGCTCGGCCTGACGCAATCGAGCGTCAGCGAACACATCCGGCGGCTCGAAGAAAGCGTGGGCCGCCGCCTCTTCGTGCGCGACACCCATTCGCTTGCCATGACGCCCGACGGCGAAGCCATGCTCGCGCATGCGAGCGTGATTCTGCAGGCGCTAACGCGGGCCGAGTCGCAGTTTCGCGCGCCGCGCCTGAAGGGACGCGTGCGGCTCGGTTCCTCCGACGACGTCGCGCTCGGCCCGCTGCCTACGGTGCTGGCCGCGTTTCGCAACGCGCATCCCGATGTCGAACTGGAAATCACCATCGGCATGACCGGCAAGCTATATGAGTTGCTCGACGCAGGCGCGATCGATCTGCTGGTCGGCAAGCGGCGTCTTGGCGACCGGCGCGGCGTGCCGCTTTTTACCGGACGGCTGGAGTGGTTGGCGCGCGCGGGCACGCTGGTCGATCTGAGCCAGCCATTGCCGCTGATTCTGGTCGCCGAGCCGAGCGTGACGCGGGCCGTCGTGCTCGACGCGCTCGCCGAGGCGGGTTTCCGCTGGCAGGTGGTGTGCACGAGCAGCAGTCACGCGGGCTGCATCGCGGCGGCGCGCGGCGGGCTCGGCATCATGGTTCGTCCGCAATATCTGGCCGCTCGGGGGCTGGCGGCGCCGCTGAACACAGCGAGTCTGCCGGCGCTGCCGTCGGTGGAATTCATCGCGCTGGCGGCGAAGCGGCTCAGCCGGCCGGCGGGCACGCTGTTGAAATTGCTGCATGACAGCGATCTGCGTGGGTCGTGGATCGGGGAGTGA
- a CDS encoding glycosyltransferase family 2 protein: protein MSITSTSFHRPKVSICLPTCDRPELIATCIDSCLTQSYGNLEIVIGDDSKDTRTQQLIAARYAQEPRVCYRKNQPSLGQARNVASLFERASGDKILLIHDDDLLTTDGVEKLVLLWALHPQLDAAFGDQYEADHGGAIDFTASASLNAAFRRTKDAEGLQPLPGRTGLVQMFPNNGWMANAELVKRIGYKEAYGVCCDFVFGTELCLAAREVFYLHDYVSVYRKTASSISHSTRGTTVAATLSAYAFVNALKLPAQLEPSRRLALRRLAPIVVSVHAKNRQALTGFKVAFTHLFAYKYGLSVRLYYHLLMLTRSALSVHRQAVAAAAVAAVAAAPAVAADPAAAVKEFVSEFVSDRSEPV, encoded by the coding sequence ATGTCCATCACCTCCACTTCCTTCCACCGGCCCAAGGTCTCCATCTGTCTGCCGACTTGCGATCGACCGGAACTGATCGCGACGTGCATCGACTCGTGCCTCACGCAAAGTTACGGCAATCTGGAAATCGTGATCGGCGACGACTCGAAGGACACCCGCACGCAGCAGTTGATCGCGGCGCGCTATGCGCAGGAGCCGCGCGTGTGCTACAGGAAGAACCAGCCTTCGCTCGGCCAGGCGCGCAATGTCGCGAGCTTGTTCGAGCGCGCGAGCGGCGACAAGATCCTGCTGATCCACGACGACGACCTGCTCACCACGGACGGCGTCGAAAAACTCGTGTTGTTATGGGCACTGCATCCGCAACTGGATGCGGCATTCGGCGACCAGTACGAAGCCGATCACGGCGGCGCCATCGACTTCACGGCAAGCGCGAGCCTGAACGCCGCGTTCCGCCGCACGAAGGACGCCGAAGGCCTGCAGCCTCTGCCGGGCAGAACCGGGCTGGTTCAGATGTTCCCCAACAACGGCTGGATGGCCAATGCCGAACTTGTCAAGCGGATCGGCTACAAGGAAGCGTATGGCGTGTGCTGCGACTTCGTGTTCGGCACAGAGTTGTGTCTCGCGGCGCGCGAGGTGTTCTATCTGCACGACTATGTCTCGGTGTATCGCAAGACGGCAAGCTCGATCTCGCATAGCACGCGCGGCACGACGGTCGCAGCGACGCTCAGCGCGTATGCGTTCGTCAACGCGCTGAAGTTGCCGGCACAACTGGAGCCTTCGCGCAGGCTGGCGTTGCGCCGTCTCGCGCCGATCGTCGTATCGGTCCACGCGAAGAATCGCCAGGCGCTCACCGGCTTCAAGGTCGCCTTCACCCATCTGTTCGCGTACAAGTATGGGTTGAGCGTGCGGCTCTACTACCATCTTCTGATGCTCACGCGCAGCGCGTTGAGCGTGCACCGGCAAGCAGTGGCTGCGGCCGCGGTCGCAGCCGTGGCCGCTGCGCCCGCCGTTGCCGCAGATCCGGCCGCCGCCGTCAAGGAGTTCGTCTCGGAGTTCGTCAGCGATCGATCGGAGCCGGTGTGA
- a CDS encoding SDR family NAD(P)-dependent oxidoreductase, translating to MSRIFITGSADGLGQMAARLLVDAGHQVVLHARSDARAEQALKAVPQAETALVADLSSIAATAELAQQVNRLGRFDAVIHNAAVGYQEPRRIATVDGLSHVFAVNTLAPYILSALIGKPKRLVYLSSALHRSGDASLDDLAWERRPWRGTAAYSDSKLHDALLAFALARRWPQVLSNALEPGWVATKMGGPGAPDDLLAAPETQVWLAVSDEPAATVSGAYFYHMKPRETHPAVHDVAVQERLLEACAGFSGIRLPD from the coding sequence ATGTCGCGTATTTTTATTACCGGCTCCGCCGATGGTCTCGGTCAGATGGCCGCGCGTCTGCTCGTCGACGCCGGACATCAGGTGGTGTTGCACGCACGCAGTGACGCGCGCGCCGAGCAGGCATTGAAAGCAGTGCCGCAAGCTGAGACGGCGCTGGTTGCCGACCTGTCGAGCATCGCCGCCACGGCTGAACTCGCGCAGCAGGTCAACCGGCTAGGCCGTTTCGATGCGGTGATTCACAACGCGGCGGTCGGTTATCAGGAGCCGCGCCGGATCGCGACCGTCGACGGCTTGTCGCACGTGTTCGCGGTCAACACGCTGGCGCCGTACATTCTGAGCGCACTGATCGGGAAGCCGAAACGGCTCGTCTATCTGAGCTCGGCGCTGCATCGCAGCGGCGACGCGAGCCTCGACGATCTGGCTTGGGAGCGGCGCCCCTGGCGGGGCACGGCGGCCTACTCGGACTCGAAACTGCATGACGCGCTGCTGGCGTTCGCGCTTGCGCGCCGCTGGCCGCAGGTGTTGTCGAATGCACTGGAGCCGGGTTGGGTCGCGACGAAAATGGGTGGACCGGGCGCACCGGACGATCTGCTGGCGGCGCCGGAAACCCAGGTATGGCTCGCGGTCAGCGATGAACCGGCAGCCACCGTCAGCGGCGCGTACTTCTACCATATGAAGCCGCGCGAGACGCATCCGGCGGTGCACGACGTGGCTGTTCAGGAGCGTCTGCTCGAAGCTTGCGCGGGCTTTTCCGGCATCCGTTTGCCGGACTGA
- a CDS encoding amidohydrolase family protein, giving the protein MTTHHTTPSTLIRNAAAIMTGGRGSADDPARANGPDIRIAGDTIEAIGALTPRPGEAIVDATDCVIYPAWVNTHHHLFQSLLKGDTAGLDATLTPWLAATPYRFRALFDERRFRLAARIGLIELARSGCATVADHNYVYYPDMPFDSSAILFEEAQKLGLRFVLLRGGATRTRQLEAELPSALRPETLDAYIADVERLAARYHDASPRAMQRVVMAPTTVLYSISPAEMRETAAVARGLGLRLHSHLSETVGYQDSAHALYRQSPVAFCGEHDWLGSDVWYAHLVKVDADEIALLAQTGTGVAHCPQSNGRLGSGICPVREMADAGVPVSIGVDGAASNEAADMISEVHMTWLAQRARLGMMAQPAFRGGSFEGGASAASVADVIHWGTAGGARIMGLDEVGRIAVGFAADLAVYRLDDPRYFGLHDPAIGPVASGGRPSLAALFSAGKRVVADDQIDGVDLRELAREARAAVRELLEEVV; this is encoded by the coding sequence ATGACGACACATCACACGACACCTTCCACCTTGATCCGCAATGCGGCGGCGATCATGACCGGCGGCCGTGGTTCGGCCGACGATCCCGCGCGCGCGAATGGTCCCGACATCCGCATTGCCGGCGACACGATCGAAGCGATCGGCGCGCTCACGCCACGGCCGGGCGAGGCGATCGTCGACGCCACCGATTGCGTGATCTACCCGGCATGGGTCAACACGCACCATCATCTGTTCCAGTCGCTGCTCAAGGGCGACACGGCAGGGCTGGACGCCACGCTCACGCCGTGGCTCGCGGCGACGCCGTATCGCTTCAGGGCGCTCTTCGACGAGCGGCGCTTCCGGCTCGCGGCGCGCATCGGCCTGATCGAACTGGCGCGCTCGGGCTGTGCGACAGTGGCCGATCACAACTATGTGTATTACCCGGACATGCCGTTCGACAGTTCGGCGATCCTGTTCGAAGAGGCGCAGAAACTCGGCTTGCGTTTCGTGTTGCTGCGCGGTGGCGCCACGCGGACACGTCAGCTCGAAGCTGAATTGCCGAGCGCTTTGCGGCCCGAAACGCTGGATGCCTACATCGCTGATGTCGAACGGCTTGCCGCCCGTTATCACGACGCTTCGCCGCGCGCGATGCAGCGTGTCGTGATGGCGCCGACCACCGTGCTGTATTCGATCTCGCCCGCCGAAATGCGCGAGACGGCGGCGGTGGCGCGTGGTCTGGGGCTGCGTCTGCACAGCCATCTCTCGGAGACGGTGGGCTACCAGGATAGCGCGCATGCCCTGTACCGGCAGTCGCCGGTGGCGTTTTGCGGCGAGCACGACTGGCTCGGCAGCGACGTTTGGTACGCGCATCTCGTCAAGGTCGACGCCGACGAGATCGCGCTGCTCGCGCAAACCGGCACCGGCGTCGCCCATTGTCCGCAGAGCAATGGGCGTCTCGGCAGTGGCATTTGCCCGGTGCGCGAGATGGCCGACGCGGGCGTGCCGGTGTCGATCGGCGTGGACGGCGCGGCGTCGAACGAAGCGGCCGACATGATCTCCGAAGTGCACATGACATGGCTCGCGCAGCGCGCGCGGCTCGGCATGATGGCGCAGCCCGCGTTTCGTGGCGGCAGCTTCGAAGGCGGCGCGAGCGCGGCGAGCGTGGCCGATGTGATTCATTGGGGCACCGCGGGTGGCGCGCGGATCATGGGCCTCGACGAGGTCGGCAGGATTGCGGTGGGTTTCGCCGCGGATCTCGCGGTGTACCGGCTCGACGACCCGCGGTATTTCGGCTTGCACGATCCGGCGATCGGGCCGGTGGCGTCGGGCGGAAGGCCTTCGCTGGCCGCGCTGTTTTCTGCCGGAAAGCGTGTGGTGGCCGATGACCAGATCGACGGTGTCGATCTCAGGGAACTGGCGCGTGAGGCGAGGGCGGCTGTTCGGGAACTGCTGGAGGAAGTGGTTTGA
- a CDS encoding LysR family transcriptional regulator produces MPFDERMLNGMGVLTAIVDSGSFAAAGVALDMSQSGVSRSVARLEARLGIRLFDRTTRSVVLTDEGRRFYEQIVPLLGGLEEAAASAAQGATAVRGRLRVNMDPFFSRLVLGPRLGGFIDRHPDLQLELITRDQLGDMVADGFDLAIRFGDPPVSTLIARKLLDTRILTVAAPSYLKKHGHPVNPADLESGKHVCIKFRDPLTGYPFNWEFHRGRKKIVVTPQGRLTVNDVGTLHSACAAGQGVAQILELGAESLMASGKLVALFPDWSDEVYPLYALYPSRHHPPAKVRAFFEFIVSLTGGAPREPAA; encoded by the coding sequence ATGCCATTTGACGAGCGCATGCTGAACGGCATGGGCGTCTTGACGGCGATCGTCGATTCCGGCAGTTTCGCGGCGGCGGGCGTTGCGCTCGACATGTCGCAATCCGGGGTCAGCCGTTCGGTCGCGCGGCTCGAAGCGCGTCTCGGCATCCGGCTGTTCGATCGCACCACGCGCTCGGTCGTGCTGACCGACGAAGGCCGGCGCTTCTACGAACAGATCGTGCCGTTGCTGGGGGGACTCGAAGAAGCGGCGGCCTCCGCCGCGCAGGGCGCGACCGCCGTTCGCGGACGTTTGCGCGTGAACATGGATCCGTTCTTTTCACGCCTCGTGCTGGGGCCAAGGCTCGGCGGCTTTATCGACAGGCATCCCGATCTGCAGCTCGAACTGATCACCCGCGACCAGTTGGGCGACATGGTCGCCGACGGTTTCGATCTCGCGATCCGTTTCGGCGACCCGCCGGTGTCGACGCTGATTGCCCGCAAGCTGCTGGACACGCGGATTCTCACCGTGGCCGCGCCGTCGTATCTGAAGAAACACGGGCATCCGGTGAACCCGGCCGATCTCGAAAGCGGCAAGCATGTGTGCATCAAGTTCCGCGATCCGCTGACGGGCTACCCGTTCAACTGGGAATTTCATCGCGGCCGCAAGAAGATCGTGGTGACGCCGCAAGGCCGTTTGACGGTCAACGACGTGGGCACCTTGCACAGCGCCTGCGCAGCGGGCCAGGGCGTCGCGCAGATTCTGGAGCTCGGCGCCGAATCGCTGATGGCGAGCGGCAAACTGGTCGCGCTGTTTCCTGACTGGAGCGACGAGGTTTATCCGCTGTACGCGCTTTACCCTTCGCGGCATCATCCGCCGGCCAAGGTTCGGGCGTTCTTCGAATTTATCGTTTCGCTCACGGGTGGCGCGCCGCGCGAACCGGCGGCTTGA
- a CDS encoding ABC transporter ATP-binding protein, giving the protein MAATETFTPDRAASSLSVQRVDKCYPNGTIALEDVRLAIEPGEFVSLLGPSGCGKSTLLKMFAGIETPTHGHMRWWGQPFETVGSPGRRMSMVFQEATLMPWATVADNVRLPLDLAHVPRREAAARVAAALDGVGLAKFGKALPRELSGGMQMRASLARALVTEPDLLLLDEPFGALDEFTRNRLDSDLRALWQRRGMTVVFVTHSIYEAVYLSGRVVVMQARPGRIIADVPIDGPLERDDAYRVSEPFLQHCKTLSELITDAHRASFANEETGVQS; this is encoded by the coding sequence ATGGCGGCGACTGAAACCTTTACTCCTGACAGGGCCGCGTCGTCGCTCTCGGTGCAGCGCGTCGACAAGTGCTATCCGAACGGCACGATTGCGCTGGAGGACGTGCGCCTTGCCATCGAGCCCGGCGAGTTCGTTTCGCTGCTCGGGCCGTCGGGTTGCGGCAAGAGCACGCTGCTGAAAATGTTCGCCGGCATTGAAACGCCGACGCATGGCCACATGCGCTGGTGGGGACAGCCGTTCGAGACGGTCGGCTCGCCGGGGCGGCGCATGTCGATGGTGTTTCAGGAAGCGACGCTGATGCCGTGGGCGACGGTCGCCGACAACGTGCGTCTGCCGCTCGATCTCGCCCATGTGCCGCGCCGCGAAGCCGCCGCGCGTGTGGCCGCTGCGCTCGACGGCGTGGGGCTCGCCAAATTCGGCAAGGCGTTGCCGCGCGAACTGTCCGGCGGTATGCAGATGCGCGCGTCGCTGGCTCGCGCGCTCGTGACCGAGCCGGATTTGCTTCTGCTCGATGAGCCGTTCGGCGCGCTCGACGAATTCACCCGTAACCGCCTCGACAGCGATTTGCGCGCCCTGTGGCAACGGCGCGGCATGACGGTGGTGTTCGTCACGCACAGCATTTACGAGGCGGTGTATCTGTCGGGCCGGGTGGTCGTGATGCAGGCGCGGCCGGGCCGCATCATCGCCGACGTGCCGATCGACGGTCCGCTCGAACGCGACGATGCCTATCGCGTCAGCGAGCCGTTCCTGCAGCATTGCAAGACGCTCTCGGAGTTGATCACCGATGCGCATCGCGCGTCGTTTGCGAACGAAGAAACAGGAGTGCAATCATGA
- a CDS encoding DHA2 family efflux MFS transporter permease subunit, protein MTKDSSQTALLWIVAAGFFMQSLDTTIVNTALPSIANSLHVAPLAMQPIVVAYTLTMAMLTPASGWLADRFGTRRVYFAAILLFVIGSICCASAHTLGQLVMARVLQGVGGSMLLPIGRLAVLRSVTGEQYVAALAFISVAGQLGPIAGPTLGGWFVQAITWHWIFLINVPIGAVGLYAVQRFLPAHGETQAPPFDFVGCGLLSLCMIAFSLAIDAPMPTHRLAWSAALFVLAAVSALAYIPHAKRRADPLFKLSLFREPNFSVGLIGNLVCRIGSSAVPFLVPLLLQLQLGYSPLHSGLMMLPAALAGTVAKRWIAPLVRRYGYDTFLLVNTVIVGSSIVAFALITRGTPLVVGITILAVFGAANSMQFAAMNSVTLKDLSHADAGSGNSLFSMVQMLAIGLGVSIGGGLVNLFSAQVGSAALGFRLAFVCVGVITLVSAWVFRHLDEAPASRTVHGQATQGAGR, encoded by the coding sequence ATGACCAAGGATTCTTCCCAGACCGCCCTGCTCTGGATCGTCGCTGCCGGTTTTTTCATGCAGTCCCTCGACACGACGATCGTCAATACCGCCTTGCCGTCGATTGCGAACAGCCTGCACGTCGCACCGCTTGCCATGCAGCCCATCGTGGTCGCTTACACGCTGACCATGGCGATGCTCACGCCGGCGTCCGGCTGGCTCGCCGACCGCTTCGGCACGCGGCGCGTCTATTTCGCGGCCATTCTGCTGTTCGTCATCGGCTCGATCTGCTGCGCGAGCGCGCATACGCTCGGCCAACTGGTGATGGCGCGCGTCCTGCAAGGCGTGGGCGGCTCGATGCTGCTGCCGATCGGACGGCTCGCCGTGTTGCGCAGCGTGACGGGCGAGCAGTACGTCGCGGCCCTCGCGTTCATTTCGGTCGCGGGACAGTTGGGACCGATCGCCGGGCCGACGCTCGGCGGCTGGTTCGTTCAGGCGATCACGTGGCACTGGATTTTCCTCATCAATGTGCCGATCGGCGCCGTGGGTCTGTACGCGGTGCAGCGCTTCCTGCCGGCGCACGGCGAAACCCAGGCGCCGCCGTTCGACTTCGTCGGCTGCGGGCTGCTCTCGCTGTGCATGATCGCGTTCTCGCTCGCCATCGACGCGCCCATGCCCACGCATCGGCTGGCATGGTCCGCAGCGCTTTTCGTACTCGCCGCCGTGAGCGCGCTCGCCTACATTCCGCATGCGAAACGCCGGGCCGATCCGCTCTTCAAACTTTCGCTGTTTCGCGAGCCGAATTTCAGCGTCGGTTTGATCGGCAACCTGGTGTGCCGCATCGGTTCGAGCGCCGTGCCGTTTCTCGTGCCCTTGCTGCTGCAATTGCAACTGGGCTATTCGCCGCTGCATTCCGGCCTGATGATGCTGCCCGCCGCGCTGGCCGGCACCGTCGCCAAACGCTGGATCGCGCCGCTCGTGCGCCGCTATGGCTACGACACGTTCCTGCTCGTCAACACCGTGATCGTCGGTTCCTCGATCGTGGCCTTTGCGCTGATTACGCGCGGCACGCCGCTCGTGGTCGGGATCACGATTCTGGCCGTGTTCGGCGCCGCCAACTCCATGCAATTCGCGGCGATGAACAGCGTCACGCTCAAAGACCTCTCGCATGCCGATGCCGGCAGCGGCAACAGCCTCTTTTCGATGGTGCAGATGCTGGCGATCGGGCTGGGTGTGTCGATCGGCGGCGGGCTGGTGAATCTCTTCTCCGCGCAGGTGGGATCGGCCGCGCTCGGGTTTCGCCTCGCGTTCGTGTGCGTGGGCGTGATCACGCTGGTGTCGGCCTGGGTGTTTCGTCATCTCGACGAAGCGCCTGCCTCGCGCACGGTGCACGGGCAAGCGACTCAAGGCGCGGGGCGCTGA